The following coding sequences are from one Streptococcus sp. NPS 308 window:
- a CDS encoding ATP-binding cassette domain-containing protein: MSEKLVEIKDLEISFGEGSKKFVAVKNANFFINKGETFSLVGESGSGKTTIGRAIIGLNNTSKGEIIFDGHKINGKKSHKESSDLIRRIQMIFQDPAASLNERATVDYIISEGLYNYHLFKDEEDRKEKVQKMIHEVGLLKEHLTRYPHEFSGGQRQRIGIARALVMEPDFVIADEPISALDVSVRAQVLNLLKKFQKELGLTYLFIAHDLSVVRFISDRIAVIYKGVIVEVAETEELFNNPVHPYTQALLSAVPIPDPILERKKVLKVYDPDQHDYETDKPSMVEICPGHYVWANQAELARYKEALKK, from the coding sequence ATGTCTGAAAAATTAGTAGAAATTAAAGATTTAGAAATTTCCTTCGGTGAAGGAAGTAAGAAGTTTGTCGCGGTTAAAAACGCCAACTTCTTTATCAACAAGGGAGAAACTTTCTCTCTTGTAGGAGAGTCTGGTAGTGGGAAAACAACGATTGGTCGTGCTATTATTGGTCTAAATAATACCAGTAAAGGTGAAATCATCTTTGATGGTCATAAGATCAATGGAAAAAAATCTCATAAGGAATCCTCAGACTTGATCCGTCGTATCCAGATGATTTTCCAGGACCCTGCAGCCAGCTTGAATGAGCGTGCGACGGTTGACTATATCATCTCTGAAGGTCTTTACAACTATCACTTGTTTAAAGATGAAGAAGACCGAAAAGAAAAAGTTCAAAAGATGATCCATGAAGTTGGGCTTTTGAAAGAACACCTGACCCGTTATCCACACGAGTTTTCTGGTGGTCAACGCCAGCGTATCGGGATTGCTCGTGCCCTTGTGATGGAACCTGATTTCGTTATTGCGGATGAGCCAATCTCTGCCTTGGACGTATCTGTTCGTGCGCAAGTTTTGAACTTGCTCAAGAAGTTTCAAAAAGAGTTGGGCTTGACTTATCTCTTTATCGCCCATGACTTGTCAGTTGTTCGCTTTATCTCAGATCGTATCGCAGTTATCTATAAGGGAGTTATCGTCGAAGTTGCGGAGACAGAGGAGTTGTTTAACAATCCTGTCCACCCATATACTCAGGCGCTTCTATCTGCTGTACCGATTCCAGATCCAATCTTGGAACGCAAGAAAGTCTTGAAAGTTTACGACCCTGACCAACATGACTATGAGACAGACAAGCCATCTATGGTGGAAATTTGTCCAGGTCACTATGTTTGGGCAAATCAAGCAGAACTTGCTCGTTACAAGGAAGCTCTTAAAAAATAA
- the trkA gene encoding Trk system potassium transporter TrkA: MKIVLVGGGKVGFALCRSLVAENHDVVLIEQNEAVLNHIVSRFDIMGLLGNGADFTILEQAGVQECDIFIALTEHDEVNMISAVLAKKMGAKETIVRVRNPEYSNSYFKEKNILGFSLIVNPELLAARAIGNIVDFPSALSVERFAGGRVSLMEFVVKDASGLCQMPISEFRKKFDVIVCALERNHELIIPGGEMTLQDKDRIFVTGNRVDMMRLHNHFKARTVKSFLIIGAGKIAYYLVGILKDSRIDTKVIEINPERARFFSEKFPNLYIVQGDGTAKDILLEESAPHYDAVATLTGVDEENIITSMFLDRVGVQKNITKVNRTSLLEIIHAPDFSSIITPKIIAVDTIMHFIRGRVNAQYSDLQAMHHLANGQIETLQFHIKEANKMTAKPLSHLKLKKGILIAAIIRKGKTIFPTGEDTLEVGDQLLVTTLLPNITKIYDLIER; encoded by the coding sequence ATGAAAATTGTCCTTGTTGGTGGAGGGAAAGTTGGTTTTGCCCTCTGTCGTTCACTAGTTGCGGAAAACCATGATGTTGTCCTCATCGAGCAAAATGAAGCTGTACTGAACCATATTGTCAGTCGCTTTGACATCATGGGCCTCCTTGGAAATGGTGCCGACTTTACTATCTTAGAGCAAGCCGGTGTTCAAGAGTGTGATATCTTTATCGCACTAACCGAACACGATGAAGTGAACATGATTTCAGCAGTTCTTGCCAAAAAAATGGGAGCTAAAGAAACCATCGTTCGGGTTCGAAATCCAGAGTACTCCAACTCCTATTTTAAGGAAAAAAATATTCTTGGATTTTCTCTCATTGTCAATCCTGAGCTTCTGGCTGCTCGTGCTATTGGGAATATTGTTGACTTCCCAAGTGCCCTTTCGGTCGAACGTTTCGCTGGAGGTCGAGTTAGCTTGATGGAGTTTGTTGTCAAAGATGCTAGCGGTCTTTGCCAGATGCCCATTTCAGAATTTCGGAAAAAATTTGATGTGATTGTGTGTGCTTTGGAGCGCAACCATGAGTTGATCATTCCAGGTGGTGAGATGACCCTTCAAGATAAGGATCGCATCTTTGTTACAGGAAATCGGGTCGATATGATGCGCCTGCACAATCATTTTAAAGCTCGGACTGTTAAGAGCTTTCTGATTATCGGAGCAGGAAAAATTGCCTACTATCTCGTCGGCATCTTGAAAGACAGCCGAATTGACACCAAGGTTATCGAAATCAATCCTGAAAGAGCCCGTTTCTTTAGTGAAAAATTCCCAAATCTCTATATCGTTCAGGGAGATGGGACAGCCAAAGATATCTTACTAGAAGAAAGTGCTCCTCACTACGATGCGGTCGCAACCTTAACTGGGGTGGACGAAGAAAACATCATCACCTCCATGTTCCTTGACCGTGTTGGCGTCCAGAAAAACATCACCAAGGTCAACCGGACCAGTCTCCTAGAAATTATCCATGCGCCTGATTTTTCAAGTATCATCACGCCAAAAATCATCGCAGTGGATACCATTATGCACTTTATCCGAGGACGGGTTAACGCCCAATACTCAGACCTTCAAGCCATGCACCATCTTGCAAACGGCCAGATTGAAACCCTACAATTCCATATCAAGGAAGCTAATAAAATGACTGCCAAGCCTCTTTCTCATCTGAAATTGAAGAAGGGTATTCTCATCGCAGCCATTATTCGAAAAGGAAAAACAATCTTCCCGACCGGAGAGGATACGCTAGAGGTCGGAGACCAATTACTGGTAACCACCCTGCTACCAAATATCACCAAAATTTATGATTTGATTGAGAGGTAA
- a CDS encoding ECF transporter S component: MTNTRRLSTIAILSAISFVLMYFDFPLLPAATFLKIEFSILPVLVGLVVMDLPAALGILLLRSLLKLLLNSQGVNTYIGLPMNIVALGVFVIAFGLIWKKERSTLRFLLASLAGTVGLTAAMLILNYVYAVPLYAKFANFDIGKILGLSNYLMTMVLPFNLIEGIIFAVSFWLLYVLLKPTLKHYER; the protein is encoded by the coding sequence ATGACAAACACACGTCGACTTTCGACCATTGCGATTTTATCAGCCATTTCATTTGTGCTGATGTACTTTGACTTTCCGCTCTTGCCAGCGGCGACCTTCCTCAAGATCGAGTTTAGTATCTTGCCAGTCCTTGTGGGCTTGGTGGTGATGGATTTGCCTGCTGCTCTCGGGATTCTCTTGTTGCGATCACTCTTGAAGTTGCTTCTCAATAGCCAGGGAGTGAATACTTACATTGGCTTGCCAATGAATATCGTAGCCTTGGGAGTTTTTGTTATCGCTTTTGGTTTGATTTGGAAAAAGGAACGCAGCACCCTTCGTTTCCTACTAGCATCTCTAGCGGGAACTGTCGGCTTGACTGCTGCTATGTTGATTCTCAACTATGTCTATGCTGTTCCTTTGTACGCGAAGTTTGCCAACTTTGATATTGGAAAAATTTTGGGACTTTCCAACTACCTAATGACTATGGTATTACCTTTTAACTTGATTGAAGGTATCATCTTTGCCGTTTCATTCTGGTTGTTATATGTCCTCTTGAAACCAACCTTAAAACATTATGAGAGATAA
- a CDS encoding TrkH family potassium uptake protein: MNKSMIRYLLSKLLLIEAVLLLVPVSVATYYRESSQVFTALFTTIGILVLLGGVGVLRKPKNQRIYAKEGVLIVALCWILWSFFGGLPFVFSGQIPSIIDAFFEISSGFTTTGATILTDVSVLSRSLLFWRSFTHLIGGMGVLVFALAIMDNAKNSHLEVMKAEVPGPVFGKVVSKLKNTAQILYLLYLGLFSLFVVIYYLAGMPLFDSFVIAMGTAGTGGFTVYNDGIAHYGSSLITYLVSFGVLVFGVNFNLYYFLMLRRVKAFFGDEELRAYVIIVLVSTGLITLNTLHLYQGVSKSFEMALFQVSNIITTTGFGYGDITNWPLFSQFILLFLMAIGGSAGSTAGGLKIIRGLILTKIAKNQILSILSPHRVLTLHVNKTVIDKDTQHKILKYFVIYAMILLTLIFIVSLDSNDFLVVTSAVFSCFNNIGPILGTTSSFAIFSPISKLLLSFAMIAGRLEIYPILLLFMKRTWSKR, from the coding sequence ATGAATAAAAGTATGATTCGTTACCTCCTCTCCAAACTTCTCTTGATCGAGGCTGTTCTCCTACTAGTTCCTGTCAGCGTAGCGACCTATTACCGAGAGTCCAGCCAAGTATTTACAGCTCTTTTTACTACAATTGGAATTTTAGTCCTTCTCGGTGGGGTGGGAGTCCTACGAAAACCAAAAAATCAACGGATTTATGCCAAGGAGGGTGTCTTAATCGTTGCCCTCTGTTGGATACTCTGGTCTTTCTTTGGTGGCTTACCCTTTGTCTTTTCAGGACAAATTCCCAGCATCATCGATGCATTTTTCGAGATCAGCTCTGGTTTTACAACGACTGGTGCTACTATCCTAACAGATGTTTCCGTTCTCAGTCGTTCCCTCCTCTTCTGGCGAAGTTTCACCCACTTGATCGGAGGGATGGGAGTGCTTGTTTTCGCACTTGCTATTATGGACAATGCTAAGAATAGTCACTTAGAGGTGATGAAAGCAGAGGTCCCTGGTCCTGTCTTTGGTAAGGTTGTATCCAAACTGAAAAATACTGCCCAGATTCTCTATCTACTTTACCTAGGGCTCTTCTCCCTCTTTGTTGTCATCTACTATCTAGCAGGTATGCCCTTGTTTGATAGCTTTGTCATCGCTATGGGAACAGCAGGAACGGGGGGATTCACCGTCTACAATGATGGAATCGCCCACTACGGCAGTTCCCTGATTACCTATCTTGTCAGTTTTGGCGTTCTGGTTTTCGGTGTCAATTTTAACCTCTATTACTTCCTCATGCTCCGTCGGGTCAAGGCCTTCTTTGGAGATGAAGAACTGCGGGCTTATGTCATTATTGTTCTGGTGTCTACCGGTTTGATCACCCTCAACACCCTCCACCTTTACCAAGGTGTCTCTAAGAGTTTTGAGATGGCTCTCTTCCAAGTATCCAATATCATTACGACAACGGGATTTGGTTACGGAGATATTACCAACTGGCCCCTTTTCTCCCAGTTTATCCTCCTCTTCCTTATGGCAATCGGTGGCTCAGCTGGGTCAACAGCAGGTGGTCTCAAAATTATCCGTGGACTTATCCTTACAAAAATTGCTAAAAATCAGATTCTGTCCATCTTATCTCCTCACCGTGTTTTGACCCTCCATGTGAATAAAACGGTGATTGACAAGGATACCCAGCATAAGATTCTCAAGTACTTTGTCATCTATGCTATGATTTTGCTAACACTTATCTTTATTGTCAGCCTAGACAGCAATGATTTCCTGGTCGTGACCAGCGCTGTCTTTAGCTGTTTTAACAATATCGGACCAATTCTAGGTACAACATCGAGTTTTGCCATCTTCAGTCCCATCTCTAAACTCCTGCTCTCATTTGCAATGATTGCGGGTCGCTTAGAGATATACCCAATTTTGCTACTCTTTATGAAACGTACCTGGTCTAAACGTTAA
- a CDS encoding tRNA (cytidine(34)-2'-O)-methyltransferase has translation MTNHIVLFEPQIPQNTGNIARTCAATNSPLHIIKPMGFPIDDRKMKRAGLDYWDKLEIHFYDNLADFMSQIKGQVYLISKFAEKVYSEANLASGEDQYFLFGREDKGLPEDFMREHPEKALRIPMNDEHVRSLNVSNTVCMIVYEALRQQHFAGLELVHTYEADKLK, from the coding sequence ATGACAAATCACATTGTTTTATTTGAACCTCAGATTCCACAAAATACGGGCAACATCGCGCGTACTTGCGCTGCGACCAATTCTCCCCTCCACATCATCAAACCAATGGGTTTTCCCATTGATGATCGCAAGATGAAGCGGGCTGGTTTGGATTATTGGGATAAGTTAGAGATTCATTTTTATGATAACTTGGCAGACTTTATGTCTCAGATAAAAGGGCAAGTCTATCTGATTTCGAAATTTGCGGAAAAGGTCTATTCTGAGGCGAATTTGGCAAGTGGTGAAGATCAGTATTTTCTCTTCGGACGTGAAGATAAGGGGTTGCCAGAGGACTTTATGCGTGAACATCCTGAGAAAGCTCTCCGTATTCCTATGAACGATGAACATGTCCGCAGTCTCAATGTTTCGAATACCGTATGCATGATTGTTTATGAGGCTCTTCGTCAGCAACATTTTGCTGGTTTAGAGCTCGTTCACACCTATGAAGCGGATAAATTGAAATAA
- a CDS encoding LPXTG cell wall anchor domain-containing protein, translating into MSRIKRYKHDRKKAIKLEKLALLGLAAVTVGLAGASLAQAEETVAETPKTLVDTPEAKEKEQTAEKNTDSTKETSNQLPDKEKKIVEGEKPALQTVTFDVVEVYHYFQAGGRGTDELSRKTITLKPGESYTLKANTYKDFELDDYKKGYDYKENLKNIGRTITNDGSEQIQEEYIITFKEIIREVPNPTDSTSPDIYASKISHDTTVMVYHLIDWDEQNWKGQRGLTRTYRLPLGKRFDPKDLVNPAYGTLLKYRVSDTAVGVVAARVYYKSHPKETLVSPTSNVSVSLTGADVAAVDKIVADKVLDTTILAKLPAELPAKNVELYDVKTQKADGSFVQISGEATVTIPVDPSRKVGKVIYFLPETGAVEELPFELSADGKYVHFKVSHFSNYGVVYQSQNTEKPNPQPDPAPQPNPAPQPDPAPQPNPAPQPDPAPQPNPAPQPDPAPQPNPAPQPDSAPQPNPAPQPDSTPQPNPAPQPELNLKPQDNGKNKDSRSLSEGTKKIEDVKSDPSKKEIEKTEDKEKALPKTGESSSLLGPVGAVLLGMMTLFKFSFKKKRN; encoded by the coding sequence ATGTCAAGAATAAAGCGTTATAAACATGATCGAAAAAAAGCTATCAAGCTAGAGAAACTTGCTTTGCTTGGTCTAGCAGCTGTGACGGTTGGTCTGGCTGGAGCAAGCCTTGCACAGGCAGAGGAAACGGTAGCAGAAACACCAAAAACCCTAGTTGATACCCCAGAAGCTAAGGAAAAGGAGCAAACAGCAGAAAAGAATACGGACTCTACTAAGGAAACTTCTAATCAACTACCAGATAAAGAAAAGAAGATAGTTGAGGGAGAGAAACCTGCTTTGCAAACAGTCACCTTTGATGTGGTTGAAGTATATCACTATTTCCAAGCTGGTGGTCGAGGGACTGATGAATTGTCCCGAAAAACAATCACTCTCAAGCCAGGAGAAAGCTACACCTTAAAGGCCAATACCTATAAGGATTTTGAGCTTGATGATTATAAGAAAGGCTATGATTATAAGGAAAATCTTAAGAATATCGGCAGAACCATAACCAATGACGGCTCTGAGCAAATCCAAGAGGAGTATATCATCACCTTCAAAGAAATTATCAGAGAGGTTCCAAACCCTACAGACTCGACCAGCCCAGATATTTATGCTAGTAAGATAAGCCATGATACAACCGTGATGGTATATCATCTTATAGATTGGGATGAGCAGAATTGGAAAGGACAGAGAGGGTTGACGAGAACTTATAGACTTCCCCTCGGGAAACGTTTTGACCCTAAAGACCTTGTAAATCCTGCATATGGAACCTTGTTGAAGTATAGAGTGTCTGATACTGCTGTAGGGGTTGTAGCAGCACGTGTATACTACAAATCTCACCCCAAAGAGACCCTCGTTTCCCCTACAAGCAATGTTTCTGTTTCTCTAACAGGAGCAGATGTTGCAGCGGTTGATAAGATTGTTGCGGACAAGGTTTTAGATACCACTATTCTGGCTAAACTCCCAGCAGAACTTCCAGCCAAAAATGTTGAACTTTACGATGTTAAGACTCAAAAGGCAGATGGTAGTTTTGTACAAATTTCAGGAGAAGCAACTGTAACGATACCTGTGGATCCTAGTCGTAAAGTAGGAAAGGTTATCTACTTCTTACCAGAAACAGGAGCAGTTGAGGAACTGCCGTTTGAATTGAGTGCTGATGGAAAATATGTTCATTTCAAAGTTTCTCACTTCTCAAATTATGGGGTTGTTTATCAATCTCAAAACACTGAGAAACCAAATCCACAGCCAGATCCAGCACCACAGCCGAACCCAGCACCGCAACCAGATCCAGCACCGCAGCCGAATCCTGCACCGCAACCAGATCCAGCACCGCAGCCGAATCCTGCACCTCAACCAGATCCAGCACCACAGCCGAATCCGGCACCGCAACCAGATTCAGCACCACAGCCGAATCCTGCACCGCAACCAGATTCTACACCACAGCCGAATCCTGCACCACAACCGGAACTAAACCTGAAACCTCAGGATAATGGTAAGAATAAGGATTCTAGGAGTCTGTCTGAGGGGACGAAAAAAATTGAAGATGTGAAGTCTGATCCATCTAAGAAAGAAATAGAAAAGACTGAAGATAAAGAAAAAGCTTTACCAAAAACAGGAGAAAGTAGTAGTCTTTTAGGCCCAGTTGGAGCAGTATTACTAGGAATGATGACGCTCTTTAAATTCTCTTTCAAGAAGAAAAGAAACTAG